aatgttcgattgagttggatcaagggtaggcatgaaatggacctagttactttcgtaacagatgctggcagcagcagtgtcatgagattgaaaaatcactaaaaatagtaggagtggaattaattgatgaataaattatgtaatcgaagctcgatgagtctgttttcatgaggaagtaacgaaaagatcatatgggcagtatattaagagataatcagatttttgtgggacagggccagaacggtttctggattccctgctccgactttggaaattcattataaattaaccagagataattaggggtcgtaccatatatgtatagattcctctctgagtctagttttcatagaaacaaacggcatcagtattgaagccccgtgcagggagatattcaagtcgtaatgggcaaaggtcagtgtagtcgacccctacaacatgggagactttgactaataaactgtactaattggcccgaccaaaaattctagaaaaaatacatagatggacacatgagtctagtttctgggaaaaattacaaaactgattttcgagttacaaaactcaagatatgattttaaaacgactagtacacagattgggcagtgtctggaaaataaattttataaggggttaaagtcagttaacacctcgtgttcgactccggtgtcggtttcgggttcggggtgttacactctcaCAAATCTCCATTGGCTCAATCTGACCATCTACTCCTTTCGTCATCTCGATCGATACCTTCTAACCTTAGctcggataccaactgtcacggggctagaactttagtctcacAGTCTATGTAGCCTTAGACGATTTCTTAGGTTCAAATCCACCTAAAGTGTAGCTCTTGCAAAATGAGAATTATGGATAGAATTTCTCGAAGGCACCAAAAATAAAGTGGAAgcaattcaaaaataaaagatcAACGAAAGAACAAAAAAGTCACAAGCAAAAGCATACCAGgtatttgagtaaatgctcttaaAGTATCTCTATTACTTTGAAGATTACAACTGAGTGATTACAAATAAAAGGAAAGacttctatttatagttgagctgcTCCAAAATCCAACAGTATAAATCGAGTTACATTGACGATCAAGATTAGAGCCTATCTACAATTGAGATTTTTAAGGGATTTACACAATCCCTTGATATTACAAAATCAAATATTCTAAGACATCACATCTTCTAAATTAGTTCAAGTGGATCAAATAAGTCACGTTTAATCGATTGACCTCCTTGAAACGCTCTTTATGCATTTGTCATGGGTTTTGATCTGTAGCACATGACAAATACGCGTGTATAAAATTTCTAATggatataaaaaaaactaaatgttgttattttttcaataaaagaacaccgtaagttttttttttccctaATTCCATCGTCTTGTTGCAGTTGAACTACTTAAATCTAAATTTCCACGGATTACTGATCCGATTTACAATAAGGTGCCCAAAAGACTGTTTTACTGCATTGCCACCTAGAGGATATTACCGCTTTACCATCGGCCATTTAGAGGCATTGGTTTTCATTGTAAATATCGGCTAAACCAAGACCCATTACTGTAATAATAATCGAATTCAACCAATCTTTGGGATTAAATAACAACAGTCCTCACCCACTTCGTTAGTTTCGCCCACTCTTTAACACTCTCCGGACTTCCCAAAGCAAAgctaaaacaaaattcaaacgCCATTTAAACCTTTATTTTGTTCCCCTTTCGGCTTTATATAAAGGCTTAATTTTCTGGCTTCCCTCTTCGCTTCCCGTTCTTATTCTATCCTCGCTGTTCGCAGATTCCTCAGAGCTCCGATTACGATGGCTGCTGTTACCGGATCCAATGTCGTCGCTCTAAAACCCGCCGCGAGGCTTGCTGATCCTACTGACCGAAAATTTGTTCAGATTCGGCAATGGTCTCCGATTTCCGCCGGATTCGGATCGGTTCAGGCTCGGCCCTGCATCGGTCTCCAGTGCCAATCGAAACGATCATTTGCGTCCCCCGgtatttgttttttgtttctttggCTTTTAAGCACCCTCCTTTTTCATCTTTATGGAATATTTTATGCTAATTTCGCAGAAAGCTCAGCatgtttgcttttctttttttggaaAGCATGTTTGCTAATTAAGGATACTGAACTGTAGTCAAGTTTATCTTTGGAGCTTGTGGACTTTTGTTGTTTAACTACTTCAATAACTGATAATAAGCTGCATTTGTTAGTAATCCGAGAGATAATTGATGATTTATGAGAGAtataattctatttaatttagtttaaggaTACCGAATCATCATCAAATTTATTATTGGAGCTTGTGGAATTTTGTTGTTTTAACTGATAATAGGCTACATTTTTTAATAATCTGAGAGATCATTGATGATTTACGAGagataaattttctattaattttggattttgagttttttttagtttttggcTTCTTTTCCAGGTGTAAAAGCTCAGGTTGCCACTGTTGAACAAGCCAGCATTGAAGCAGCTCAAAACGTAGAAGCTCCCGTAGCCATAGTTACTGGAGCTTCTAGAGGCATCGGTAAAGCAGTTGCGTTGGCTTTAGGTAAAGCAGGTTGCAAGGTTAGTGATTGTCCTTTTTCAGGATCTTACTGCCCTTATCACCTTAAATTTTATTGTAAAGCCATAGGAAGAATGTAACTTGCAGCTGCTGAAGTCTTGACTGAAACTACAACTGGGAGATATCTTCGTcatataatgtttaaaatttataaataatattaataataattaaacttcGATTTGCATCAGGTTTGCATGTAGTTTTCTATCTCTTGAAAATGGAACTGGTTATCATCTCATCAATTATTCCGAGTATACTGCTTATGATTACCTTAATCTAAAGTTAAGTTATATGTTAAATCTTTTTCAAACTCTAAATGGTGGCCCATTATACACTATATAGTGTCCTGAAGGCTTTCATGCTTCTTTGCTGAGAATAATTGCATATCAAGTGCCCTTCAAGTAATTTAAGAACAATtgtttaaactaaataaatattttttttctatttactaTTATTTGTTTTGAATATGGTGGTTGTTGATGGTCTATTGCAGGTCCTAGTGAATTATGCCAGATCATCAAAGGAGGCTGAAGAAGTCTCAAAAGAGGTGAACAATATACCTTGGAAGAAACTTATATAACACTTGAATAGAAGACATGACCTTCTTCCAGATATATTAACTGGAGTTTTTTACTTGACCTTttgtcatcttttttttttttggtgaaagacCTTTTGTCATCTTTAATCCTTACTTAAAGTCTTCCTTTAAAACCTCCTAGCGAGCaccttgatatatatattttttatttattttctatattttggTTATCTGTAATGGTCTTTACGCAGTTATTACATTATAATGCATGTTTGAAATGACTAATGTTAATAGTTTGttggattgttttgtagattgaGTCGTATGGTGGTCAGGCTGTTACTTTTGGTGGAGATGTTTCAAAAGAAGCTGATGTAGAAGGAATGATAAAGACTGTGAGTGAATGTTCCCTTttcatattttgatatttaatagtAGATGCATGTTTCATGACTTTATATGTGCAGGCTGTTGATACATGGGGAACTGTTGATATATTGATAAACAATGCAGGTTATTGAAAATCATTTCTTTTCTCATTAGTTATTCAATAATTCCAATCTAGTCCCTTAATCTGGTGAGTGATCATGGTTTCAGGAATCACTCGGGATACTCTgttgatgagaatgaagaaatCACAATGGCAGGAGGTTATTGATCTGAATCTTACAGGAGTGTTTCTTTGTACACAGGTTTGAATGCTAGATATCTGACCAAGTATTCTGGTAGATGCTTGAGTTGTTTAGTGGCACTGAGTTACTATTCTCTTTGCAGGCAGCAGCCAAAATCATGATGAAGAAGAAAAAGGTAATTGGCTTTTCTCATTTGAAGGTCACAGGTAGTCTGCTTGCTTCGTCAATTTGTTTGGAATTGAGCTCCATGCATCAAAATAAGCTGATTGATCTCCAGGCCAAAACTTAAGCATAAGTATTCTAACATGTCATAGCTTTAGGTTTTATCTTTCTCATTGAATACTTCATCTTTTGAAAATGAAGCGTTTTCCAAGCATTTTTCAATGATATTGTTTTAGAATATATACTATGTATCAATATATGTTCTAATTTCAGGGAAAGATAATTAATATAGCATCAGTTGTTGGTCTGGTTGGCAACATCGGGCAAGCTAACTACAGTGCTGCTAAAGCAGGTGTTATTGGTTTGACAAAGACTGTTGCAAGGGAATATGCCAGCAGAAACATTAATGTAAGTTTTCTGGACTTATTTCACTCCCATTACTTAGTAAGAATGATCCAGGGTTGTGAGTTTTGGAGTTATGTTGCACATGATTTTCGAGATATAATATGCTCAACTTCTCCTCTTAGTGAATCCCTTTCTCTTAAGGCGGGGAAAATAGAAATTGCAATATGGGATAAGGTGAAGAAAGATGAAAGCCAATGGCTTGCATATTCTGTGATTTTTTGTGTTATGACAAATGTGGAAAAGGAGCAATAAGGGCACTGTTCTGATATGGGGCTGAGGGAGTAAGGTTTATGCTGCTAATGCAGGGATATGCTATTCTaataatgttatatgaaaattttctcAGGTCAATGCTGTTGCCCCAGGATTTATTGCATCTGATATGACAGCCAAGCTTGGGGAAGACCTCGAGAAGAGAATCTTGGAAACAATTCCCTTAGGtaagaaaatttttctttaagtACTCGTTTACGATGTAATATCCAAACATGGTGGGGGAATATGATCCTCAAAGGACTCTAAATGCATGAAAATCTTGGGGAATTATTTTTCTGAACATATCTGTGTCTGATACTCACGCCCAAGTCCAAGTAGCTTTGGATGATTATGTAAAATTGAATTTCATTATTTCCATCTGTTAGTGTTTCTTAAATCTTTAGCTTTCCATGCCCTAACAAGTCACCAAATATTTGCTAGCTGTTGTTTGAAATGCCTGATAGTTTTTACTGCTGCTAATCATGCAATGTACCAAGAACATTGTATCTTTGTTGATTTTGAGTCTTCTACTCATATTATTATGCAATATCCTAGTTTCCACAGACTCAATTGGATGTATCGAGTAGTAATGCTTAGTAATATTTGCAGCACTGGTTAACTATATTTGTTATGGATACAGGAAGGTATGGTCAACCAGAAGAAGTTGCAGGACTGGTCGAATTTTTGGCCATAAACCCTGCGTCTAATTACATCACTGGACAGGTTATAAATCTAGTTTATCATTATCTTAACTTCGTGTATAAAATTTTTATGTGGCCCTGATGAGCTTGTGCTATGCCACAACTCGCAAGTATCCATGATTCCGTTGTCTGCCTatgttcccctgttctgacttatAGCTGATAGAATGGGCATGTTGTCTTGCAGGTGTTCACCATTGATGGAGGAATGGTCATGTAAAATTGCATTACCGTCACTCGATAAGCTGCTATATCGCCACTTGAAATTCGTTAGTTTGTT
The genomic region above belongs to Gossypium hirsutum isolate 1008001.06 chromosome D05, Gossypium_hirsutum_v2.1, whole genome shotgun sequence and contains:
- the LOC107903899 gene encoding 3-oxoacyl-[acyl-carrier-protein] reductase 4 — encoded protein: MAAVTGSNVVALKPAARLADPTDRKFVQIRQWSPISAGFGSVQARPCIGLQCQSKRSFASPGVKAQVATVEQASIEAAQNVEAPVAIVTGASRGIGKAVALALGKAGCKVLVNYARSSKEAEEVSKEIESYGGQAVTFGGDVSKEADVEGMIKTAVDTWGTVDILINNAGITRDTLLMRMKKSQWQEVIDLNLTGVFLCTQAAAKIMMKKKKGKIINIASVVGLVGNIGQANYSAAKAGVIGLTKTVAREYASRNINVNAVAPGFIASDMTAKLGEDLEKRILETIPLGRYGQPEEVAGLVEFLAINPASNYITGQVFTIDGGMVM